TTTGCTTCGTTTTATACATTATATTCAGATGGGTGTTATATGTAGCAAAAGTAAAATATAAAAAATCACTCAGAAAAAAGACAGGCTCTCTTGCAATACGAATTGCAAAGAAAAACAAAAAAAGCAAAAAAACAAAAGGCATGCGTTTAACGGCACATCAACGCCAGCAAGAAGAATCACTATCAGCGTTTGTAAAGAAAGTTTTCAATATTTCACTGGCAGTGATCAGCGCCACCTGGCTGGGTTTAGTGGTTATTTTGGTGGTATTAGGCGGAGGTTTGTACTTCTTTCACAAGGGGGCTGAATTTGGGGATAAACAACTCAAAGACTTCAATGATCACAATATTTGCCTAGATGATCTCAACCACAACGGCTGTTATACCCTGACCCAATCTGATCTGGACTCAGGCTCCGTCTCTGGATTTCTCATTAATCTTTCAGAAACAGAGTGGGTTCTGGGTCTGTCAAACGAACTGTGTAACTGCTCCCTTTCAGAGTGCGGCCAGCGGCACGCGCTCCTCCCCAAACATCACCTGAAAACTCTGTAGTGCCGGTTTCCAGTGATGAATAGCCTTCCAGTTCTTCGATGCTTCGCGGATAGCCAGAAAGAGTGACTTGAGTGCCGAATCGTCGTTCGGAAAAATGCGCCGATTACGTGTCAGTTTCCGCAGGCTCATGTTCAGGGATTCGATGGCGTTGGTCGTGTAGATCACTTTCCGGATCTCCGGCAGGAACTGGAAGAACGGTATGATGTTGTCCCAGTGACCGCGCCACAACCGCACCACCGCCCGATATTTCTCACCCCAATCGCTCTCAAAGTCATCCAGTTCGCGCACGGCTTCGTCCGCTGTCGCCGATGTGTAAATTCGCTTCAGGGCACCCACAACGACCTTGCTGTCTTTGGTGTTGACATAACGCAAGCTGGCGCGCACCAGATGCACAATACACAGCTGGGTCAACGTTTTCGGAAACACCGCGTTGACCGCTTCCGGCAACCCCTTCAGGCCGTCCATACTGGCGATGTAAATATCCTGCACGCCACGATGACGCAACTCCGTCAGCACCGACAACCAGAACTTCGCCCCTTCGCTTTCGGCCAGCCACAGACCCAGCACTTCTTTCTCGCCGCGCAGATTGACGCCAAGCACAACGTGCGCTGACTTGTTCACCACCTGCTTGTTGTGCTGTACCTTGACCACCAGACCATCCAGCCAGACGATGGGGTAAATCGCTTCCAGCGGTCGCGTCTGCCACGCTTTGGCTTCCTCCAGAACCGCATCAGTAACCTGGGCGATGAGTGTGTGCGAAATCGTCACACCGTATAAGTCCACCAGCGCACTCTCGATATCACGCGTGGTCATGCCCTTGGCGTACAGTGTCAGGATCTTGTCTTCCATCCCCGCCAGCCGAACTTGCCGCTTCTTGAGCAGCTGTGGCTCGAAGCGGCCTTCTCGGTCGCGGGGAGTCTCTATGAGCAAGTCGCCGACATCACTCTGCACCGTTTTACGGCTCTTGCCGTTACGGGTATTGCCCCGCTTGGCACCGGGCTCGGCTTTGTCGTGGCGGTCGTAGCCAAGGTGGTCGTCCATCTCGGCTTGCAGGCTGCGATTGATCATGTGTTGCAGCATCTGGGCGTACAGCTTGCTGACATCCTCCGGGGTCTTACATTCCTGAGTCAGCTCATCCAACATCTCTGGCGTTAGTGCCATGTAACTGCTCCTCGCGGTGTTCCCGCATCATCCCATAAACGCAGTTACACAGTTCAATTTACAGACCCTGGGTTCT
This Pokkaliibacter sp. MBI-7 DNA region includes the following protein-coding sequences:
- a CDS encoding IS256 family transposase is translated as MALTPEMLDELTQECKTPEDVSKLYAQMLQHMINRSLQAEMDDHLGYDRHDKAEPGAKRGNTRNGKSRKTVQSDVGDLLIETPRDREGRFEPQLLKKRQVRLAGMEDKILTLYAKGMTTRDIESALVDLYGVTISHTLIAQVTDAVLEEAKAWQTRPLEAIYPIVWLDGLVVKVQHNKQVVNKSAHVVLGVNLRGEKEVLGLWLAESEGAKFWLSVLTELRHRGVQDIYIASMDGLKGLPEAVNAVFPKTLTQLCIVHLVRASLRYVNTKDSKVVVGALKRIYTSATADEAVRELDDFESDWGEKYRAVVRLWRGHWDNIIPFFQFLPEIRKVIYTTNAIESLNMSLRKLTRNRRIFPNDDSALKSLFLAIREASKNWKAIHHWKPALQSFQVMFGEERVPLAAL